Within Bdellovibrionales bacterium, the genomic segment CACCCCTGCCTCGTCGAGAGTGCGCGCAACTTCTTCATACAAAGCCACCGCTTCGAGATAGGCCGTGGGTCCCAATGGTTCAATCATGACAGGCAATGGTCCCATCAATCCGATCACGTAGGCCTCTTCACCGGCCACTTCTTGAGCAATTTTTACTGCAGCGTCGAGTATTTCCTTCTGCTGACCTTGCAATCCGTACTCAGTGAGCTTTGGTTTCGTCGCGTTAAAGGTATTTGTGGTCAGCAGCTCAGCTCCGGCTTTCTTAAAGTCAATCAATACCTCTTTGACAGCCTGAGGGTCCGTCAGGCAAAGCTCTTCGAAACTCCGATTGATGTAATAACCTCTCTCGTAGAGAGAGGTTGCCATCGCCCCGTCAAAAACAATTGGCTTTCCTGTCTGAAGATACTCCGATAAAGAAATACGTTTCAATTTTTTCGCCTCCCCTATTTTCTCATACTCAATTTTGCCTCAAATTCGACAATAGTCGTCCTGGTATCTCACAATGTCATCCTCACCAAAGTAACTGCCCGTTTGAACTTCAACAAAAATCATTGGCATTGAACCCACGTTGCCAATACGGTGCTTTGATCCAGCTGGAATATAAATAGATTCTCCCGCTTGGATTCGATGAGTTTTTTCGTCCAGAATGACTTCGGCCTCTCCAGACACAACAATCCAATGTTCATTGCGTTTTGCGTGGGATTGATAAGAAATCTTTGCTCCCGGATCAACTGTTATCCTTTTGGCTTTAAACTCCTTTTGGTCAGCCAATACCTCGAAGCCACCCCAAGGCCTAATTTCAAAAGGATGCTCCACTGCTTCTGGCAGGCCCGCCTTCTTGATTTGATCCAATAAATCTTTGACCTTCTGACTTTGTCCCTTCTTGCAGACAAGCAAGGCATCGGGAGTGTCGACGATAATTAAATTTTCGACCCCAATCAAGCCCACAACTTTTTCTTTGATTGAAAACACATAATTATTAACTGCATCCTGAGTATAGATAGACGCTGAAGACTCCGTTTTTGAGGCTCTCACTTCTTCATCCAAGCGGGCCAGCTCGTCCCAAGATCCCACATCACTCCAACCCATCGAGCAAGGAATACAAACCTGCTCCGTCAGCTTCTCCATGATTCCGTAATCCAAGCTAATCGACTCAATCATCGCATAATTGTATTTGGCGTTGCTCCAGTCGGGTTTTATTCCTGAGATTTTTTTCCAAACCAAGGGAAGGTGTTCTGCAAAATGAGAAATCATCACCGAAGCTCTAAAAACAAACATCCCCGCATTCCAAAAATGTCGCCCCGATTTCAGAAATTCCTCGGCGGTCGCCTGATTTGGCTTTTCACGAAAACCCAGAACACCTCGGGCCTGTAAATCATTCTTCGTCTTAACGACTCTCTCTTCGATTTCAATGTATCCATAGCCTGTTGAGGCCTCAGAAGGATAAATCCCGAGAGTCGCGACTTTTCCCTCTTTCGCGCACTCAATAGCCAATTCAACGGCTGATTGAAAACCCCTGGTATCGATGATGAGATGATCCGCTGGGAAAACTCCGACGATCTCGTCTTCTCTTCCCTGAGTTTTCAACCAATGACAAATCAAAGCCACGGCCGGAGCCGTGTTCTTTCCCATCGGTTCTGAAATCACGCAGTCGGCCCCCAAGCCCTCCTCGGCCAAGGTTCGAACAGAAAGTGAACGCATGGACTCAAGAGTCAAAATATAAGGGTTTCCAAAGGGTTTTAAACGTTGAATCGAGTTCCTCAAAAAACTCTGATCATAAAAGTCGCAAAACTGTTTTGGATAGGAGGCGCGCGAAACGGGCCATAAACGTGTTCCACTTCCACCAGACAAAATCACAGGAATCATATATTTTCAACCTCACACATGTTTAAATCGTTGCTCATTTAATC encodes:
- a CDS encoding mannose-1-phosphate guanylyltransferase/mannose-6-phosphate isomerase, with translation MIPVILSGGSGTRLWPVSRASYPKQFCDFYDQSFLRNSIQRLKPFGNPYILTLESMRSLSVRTLAEEGLGADCVISEPMGKNTAPAVALICHWLKTQGREDEIVGVFPADHLIIDTRGFQSAVELAIECAKEGKVATLGIYPSEASTGYGYIEIEERVVKTKNDLQARGVLGFREKPNQATAEEFLKSGRHFWNAGMFVFRASVMISHFAEHLPLVWKKISGIKPDWSNAKYNYAMIESISLDYGIMEKLTEQVCIPCSMGWSDVGSWDELARLDEEVRASKTESSASIYTQDAVNNYVFSIKEKVVGLIGVENLIIVDTPDALLVCKKGQSQKVKDLLDQIKKAGLPEAVEHPFEIRPWGGFEVLADQKEFKAKRITVDPGAKISYQSHAKRNEHWIVVSGEAEVILDEKTHRIQAGESIYIPAGSKHRIGNVGSMPMIFVEVQTGSYFGEDDIVRYQDDYCRI